One genomic segment of Clavelina lepadiformis chromosome 3, kaClaLepa1.1, whole genome shotgun sequence includes these proteins:
- the LOC143448477 gene encoding exonuclease 3'-5' domain-containing protein 2-like, with protein sequence MQISLPKLGAIVGGSVIAGTLLGASAVFVLKSRSSNYSLDSQWPFCFKSCNSAVPFPGNIYVVTSYADLESILPRFESDLKQIKLLGFDCEWSTINKRSGPVSLLQLATTSGLCILVRLCLYEDSLPKCLLEVLANKDILKVGVGAYDDSCKLLADHGIVVNGCVDLRDLSIRDRQYKYLSLKGLAFTYLNIKMEKLKSIQCSNWDSETLTEKQIMYAANDAWMAVRVFSSMVSKKMEKHSSNLRGNIGEAVAEALWDLACSYSQGLKDEKFRNTKNGKKMKKTASQPRSTSVFKPLKLHSTRKQPLYDNCKLEAPDGQLLSTCDKKKADWYVTKELADVVCDDPHTIRLRFEPASRPSSDRDYYLFNKENVCVVCGSGKSIVRKNVIPHEYRKHLPLILKDHVSHDILPLCAKCHQLAGYHDYCLRRKIAEEYDAPVGSIQTIQLLEDPTRRSIRSAGHALATNGIKIPQPRKDELERVIKKYYNVEELTDDLIHEASKLETRYRNEAYIRHGEKVVKTIYDKEELQGLVNFEKRWRVHFLSTMQPKHLPYLWSVEHNHDRLQERDLLDDEKFTK encoded by the exons ATGCAGATATCATTGCCCAAATTGGGTGCTATTGTAGGAGGATCTGTGATTGCTGGTACGCTGCTAGGTGCAAGTGCAGTTTTTGTCTTGAAGTCCAGATCAAGCAACTACTCCTTGGATTCACAATGgccattttgttttaagtcATGTAATTCTGCTGTACCATTTCCTGGAAATATTTATGTTGTCACATCATATGCTGATTTGGAATCCATTTTGCCTCGCTTTGAAAGTGATCTTAAACAA ATCAAATTACTTGGATTTGACTGTGAGTGGTCAACCATAAATAAAAGAAGTGGTCCTGTATCATTGCTGCAATTAGCAACTACGTCGGGTCTATGCATTTTGGTGCGATTGTGTTTATATGAGGATTCTTTACCAAAATGCTTGCTTGAAGTTTTGGCAAATAAAGATATTCTCAAG gtaGGTGTTGGTGCATATGATGACTCTTGTAAGTTACTGGCTGACCATGGGATTGTTGTAAATGGCTGTGTTGACTTACGCGATTTATCTATTCGTGATAGACAATATAA GTACCTTTCTTTGAAAGGTTTAGCCTTCACCTATCTTAATATTAAAATGGAAAAACTGAAATCCATTCAATGTAGTAACTGGGATAGTGAGACTTTAACAGAAAAACAG ATAATGTATGCTGCAAATGATGCTTGGATGGCAGTACGAGTCTTTTCATCAATGGTGtccaaaaaaatggaaaaacatTCATCAAATTTGCGTGGAAATATTGGAGAAGCAGTGGCAGAAGCATTGTGGGATTTAGCCTGCAGTTACTCTCAGGGGTTAAAAGATGAGAAATTTCGTAACactaaaaatggaaaaaagatgaaaaaaacTGCTAGCCAGCCTAGAAGTACTAGTGTTTTCAAGCCTTTAAAATTGCATTCAACAAG GAAGCAACCTCTTTATGATAACTGCAAACTGGAAGCACCTGATGGTCAACTACTATCAACTTGTGACAAGAAGAAAGCTGATTGGTATGTTACCAAGGAGTTGGCAG ATGTTGTGTGTGATGATCCTCACACAATACGTCTTCGATTTGAGCCAGCAAGTAGACCTTCTTCAGATCGAGACTATTATCTTTTCAACAAAGAGAATGTTTGTGTAGTTTGTGGAAGTGGGAAATCAATTGTTCGCAAGAATGTTATTCCACATGAGTATAGAAA ACATTTGCCATTAATTTTGAAAGACCATGTCTCCCATGATATTTTGCCGTTGTGCGCAAAATGTCATCAGCTAGCAGGATATCATGATTACTGTCTAAGAAGAAAAATTGCTGAAGAGTATGATGCTCCAGTG GGATCTATTCAGACCATTCAACTTCTTGAAGACCCAACGAGACGATCCATTCGATCAGCAG GTCACGCACTTGCAACCAATGGTATCAAAATTCCACAACCTAGGAAAGATGAACTGGAGAgagtaataaaaaaatattataatgttGAAGAGCTGACTGATGACTTGATTCATGAGGCTTCCAAGCTTGAAACCAG GTATCGAAATGAGGCATACATTCGTCATGGTGAAAAAGTGGTAAAGACAATATATGACAAAGAAGAGTTACAG GGtcttgtaaattttgaaaaacgctggAGAGTACATTTTTTGAGCACAATGCAGCCAAAACATCTTCCTTATCTGTGGTCAGTTGAACATAATCATGACAGACTACAAGAACGAGACTTACTAGATGATGAAAAATTCACTAAGTGA